DNA from Microvirga ossetica:
CGCCGTTGTCACGCACGACGGCTTCGACCTCGCGCGCCGTCGCAACATTCTGCGGATGCGGCATGCCGTGGGTGATGATCGTGGATTCGAGCGCGACCACCGCGCCGCCCATGTCCAGGGTTGATTGCACTTCGGGAGCAATGTCGAGGAAACGGCTGGCGAGGTCGTGTTTCATGAGGGCTCCCGTTTCAAAACGAAGATCGATCGCGCAAAGTGGCGGCCGCTTTTCAACCAGCCGCTCTAAGCGACAATGTGGTTTCCAGCAAGGCAGGGGAGAGATCCGGCCGAACGCTCGCGCCGCTCTCCACCGTCAGCGCCGCTGCAGCCGTGCCGAGACGGGCTGCCTCGTGCAGATCGTGTCCGCCCATGAGGCCGACGAGCGTCGCGGCGATCAGCGCGTCGCCGGCTCCAGTGGCGTCGACGATCTGCGCGCTGAGCGAGCCGATCCGCCGGATCCCGGCGCCATCCGCCGCGACGAGGCCCTTGTCTCCCAGCGTCAGGACGATCCGCTCCGCTCCTCGCTCGATGAGCGCCGCGGCGGCCGCTTCGGGCGAGGCGTCGGGCCGGTCGAGAAAGGTGCGGGCCTCGTCGAGATTGAGAAAGAGCAGGCCGATGCCGCTGAGATCCGCCGCGAGGCGCATGACCTTCGGCGTCGAGACCGCGTCGATGGCGGGCGTCAGGGCCTTCCGGCGGGACAGGTCGACGAGATAGTGCATGGTTCCTACCGGCAGGTTGCAGTCGGCGAAGATCCAGCCCGATCCGAAGTCGGATTCGATCCGTTGCAGCAGGGCAGGGCCGAATTCGTCGAAGATCGCCATGTCGGCGAGCCCCATGGCCAGCTCGCCGTCGGGCTGCAGCACCGCCACGTATTCGGCGGTGCTGTGCCTCTCGGAACTCGCCATGTGCCGTGTGTCGATGCCGAGGCGCTTCAGGTCCTCGAGCATCTCGCGGCCGTTCTCGTCATCGCCGAGGATCGAGACGAGGGAAACCTGCGCTCCGAGGCGAGCCATGTTCTCCGCGACATTGCGGGCGACGCCGCCGAACGAGCGTTCCGATGCAACCGGATTCGAGGTTGCCGACCGGAGCGACGACAGGGCACGGTACTTGCGGTCTACGGCCGCTCCGCCGATGCAGATCACCCTGCTTGCCGCCAACTCCATCCTCGAGACCTCGTCCGTTCCGCGCGAGAGAGGATATGCCGGAAGGCTGGCCGCGCCGCAACGGGCAGGGGCATCTCAGACGATGAAGAAGTCCTTGTAGGATAGGGCGAGGCCCTTCTTCACCTGTGTGAATTCCACCGCCGCCTTGGACCCGGAGCCGTCGGAATCGTAGGCGAGGATACCCTTCTTCTTGTTGTAGATGATGATGTCGTTCTTGTCCTTGGCTTTGTCCAAGGCGAAGTACGACTTGCTGAGTTTGCCGGGCTTGCTCTCCGTTCCCTTGCCGAGCTTGGTGAACACCTTGTTGTCGAGCCAGATGCAATCCTGCTTGAGGGCGAAGTCGGAGATCGTGTCGACGTTCGTCTTCTTGTTCGGCTTGGTGCCGAAGACGAAGATGTCCTTGCCGGTGCCGCCGACGAGCACGTCCTTGCCGCCTTTGCCGTAGAGCCTGTCGTTCCCATCGCCGCCCTGAAGCGTATCCCGGCCCGAGCCGCCGATCAGCACGTCGTCCGTGCTCCCGCCGCTGGAATCAGCAAGGCGATAGAAGCCGATGCTTCCGCTTGCCGCGCGCCCGCCATTGTCGATCGCCGTGAGCGTGACGTACTCGATTCCGCTTACGGACGTGCTGCCAGTGGGCTTGTAGGTGATGGCCTGCAGGATGGCCTTGACGATGTCCGGCGTCGCCGTCGCATCAAGTGTGATCGCTAATCCTGCGCCAGTGGGCCGCACGAACCCGATGCTTACGCCGTCGACGAAGAGAGGGGACAGGGTGCCGGACACGGTGACCCGGGCCGTTTGAGCAAGCTCAAAAGTGCCGGAGGTCGTGGGGCTTGCGCTCTCGATCTGGATCTCGCGCACCCAGCCGAAATCGCCGACGATGTCGATGGCTCCGCGGGGATCAAGCGCTACGATCTGCCCGCTGCGGATCTCGCGCAGCTCGGCGGCGATGCCGACGATGGTCGGCGCCCGGTCGGTGCTGACCTGGCCGTTGCCGTACTCGATGCGGTCGAAGCCTTGCCGGTGGAGCATGCCCAGATCCGCGTCCGACAGGGTCGTGCCGGCCAGCCGCAGGGTGTCGTTCTTCGTCGTGTGAGCCGTGATCAGGCGGGCGACCTCGAGGTCGTCGGCGACAATGACGGCGTTGTCGGAATAGAGCAGGATCTCGTCGATATTCGCGATCGCGACGCTGCTGATGTCGATGGTGCTGCCGGTCAGGAACAGGTAGTTCGTTGCGTCCGCTCCGCCGTCGATCAGCCGCAATCCGTCGAGCTGGGTGCTGGAAAGGAAAATGCGGTCGAGGCCGTCCGATCCGAGGATGGTCTCGAAATTGCCGAAGCTTGCCGCCGCCTCGGCTTCAGTGGCTTCGCCTGCTGCGGGCGTGAAATAGAAGCTGCCTTCACCCACGAGCTGCAGAATGTCGTTTCCGATGCCGCCATCGAGAACGGCGCCGGCGAGTTCGGTCGCCCTGATCTGGACGATGTCGTCGCCATCCGTCGCTGCGGCTCTGAACTTCTGCGCCATGATCCTTTTCCGTTGCCTTCGAATGCTTCGGAGGCACTATGACGCCAATGTTATTAAGTATCAATATTGATCGGACGGCAGCATGATTTTGCGCTGGATCAAAGCCGATTCCCTCTGCGCCGGTAGAATGGGCGGAAACCAGGGAGGCGACCATGAATCTGGGAAACACGGTCAGGCAGTGGCAGATGCGCTGGGCGCAGGTCCGCGAGCTGGAGGCTCTGGGTCGGGAGCAGCGCGAGGCGCTTGCCCGGGATATCGGCATTCCGCCGGAGATGCTGCCCGCTCTCGTGGCCCGCGGCCCCGATGCCGCCGCCGAACTTCCGCGCCTCATGCAGGCTTTGTCCCTCGATGCCGACGAGATCCGGAAGATCCACGCGGCGCTGATGCGCGACATGAGCCTCACCTGCTCGGGATGCACCGCCGCCGTCCGCTGCCGGGACGATCTCGACGCGGGCCGCTCCACGGCTCGTTTCGGCGTGTACTGCCCGAATGCCGAGACGCTGACGGACCTGAGCGGCGAGGTGAGGGCGGTTCGGCCATAGAGCGGAAGCAAGCCCCCCGGTCATCCTGCCTCCGGACCTGATCCGGGAACCTGGGATTGTCCGGGGATCGCATGACGAGTATGGCGCCATTCCCCTCCCTCCTTGTGGGGGAGGGCCAGGGAGGGGGTGCTGGCGCTTCGCTGGTTCCAGTCCGGCGTTGCACCCCCCCTCTCCAACTCTCCCCCACAAGGGGGGAGAGGGCTTGTCGCACTCTTCTTGTCCAGCTCTTACGATCCCCTCGCCGTCATCCCCGGGCTCGTCCCGGGGATCTCGATTGGTTGGGCGCCGAGCCTCACAGCATCGGGATGGCCGGCACGAGGCCGGCCATGACGGATGCGGGTGATGTTCAGGTGTCAATCAGCCAGCACCGTGGGGCCCGGAGCCGTTTGGCTCCGAGCCTGTGGTGAGATCGAGGGTGGCGCGAACGGCGGCCCGGCTCGAGGATGCATGCGTTTGATGGAAGAGCCGGGAGGCCGCTTCGCGCACGGCTTTTTTAGGCGGACAGGCGGTGCCGGTTCGGTGACTGCCCGAGGCGGGAACCGCAAGGTCAGCGGCGGCCTCGACCCAATCCCTAGTCAGCGGCACTTAAGCCTGGGCCTCCCGTCGACAGGGGTGCGAGACCTGTCACGGGACCGTGCCTGCTCCCACACTGCGACGCCTCGCGAGCGCGCCCCTCGTCAGGAGCAGATCTTAGGCAAGTGTATAGCCGAGGTTGCCATCTCTGTCAAGAACAAAGTGAGAACATAACGTTGCCCGCGCTCTTCCGCTCACCCCCTCCCGTCCCCTCGACGTCATGGCCGGCCTTGTGCCCGCCATCCCGATACGGACAAGCGCCGCGCCTCAAACAATCGAGATCCCCGGGACAAGCCCGGGGATGACGTGAGTGGGCGGCTTCGACGGTTCAGAATGGGGAGGGCCGCGACGGGTATGGCCGCGACACGGCCGGCCATGCGTCGAGGATGTCAATCCCAGCCTGCGGCTGCCGGCTATGACGTGAAGGGGCGGCCATGACGTGGTCGGTGTTACGACCCTATAAGGAGCGCGCTCTGTCGGCGACGTGACTGCATCGATCAGATCGCGCGGGCGGATCGCCTGATCGATGCGGGGCGGTTATTGGCCACGCGGGGCAGGAGATCCTGGCCGCGGCCGGCGGTGACGACGAGGCGTTTCACCTCGCCTCTCAGATAGGCCTGAAGGAAGCGGTCGTAGTTCCTGAAGGACACGCAGCCGTTCGAATCCCCGCGCGGACCGAGCATGTAGGTGTGCGCGAGAATGCCGTTGCGGCCATAGATGGCGGCGCTGCCGCCCACCGGGGTCAGGCGCAGGGCGCGCACGCCATGGAACAGCGCCTCGCGTTCGGTGACGACGTAGGTGCCGGGCGGCGTTGCGCCCCTCATGCGCACATTCACGTGGCGCGGGTTGTCCATCATGTCGCCGAGGCCGGAATGCGCTTCCAGCCTCTCGCCGTTGGGCAAGGTCACCACCTGCGCGACGATGTCGTAGACGGCTGTGCCGCCGCCGCCGATCTCGGGAACGGGGCTGAAGCGCGCGCTCGGCGCGATGCTGCCGGTGGCGTCGTCGACCGATGCGTAGCTGAGCGCATTCGCGGGCGAGGAGGCGGGGCGGACGCCGAACAGCTTTTCCATGAAGGAGCGGTTGTCCTGCGGTGCGCTCGCCGGAGCCGCAGCGCGGGGCGTCGCCGGTGCAGCCGATGCGCTGGCCATCTGCTGCCGGAGGGAGGGCGATTTCGGCGTCCGCAGCTCCGCTGGGCGCGGCACCGGCAGAGGAACGGGAACGGGCTCCGGCGGTGTTGCTTCCGCGACCTCGATTTCGGGTGCCGGTTGCGGCGGCTCCTGTGCTGCGACGGCCGGCAATTCCGTGCCGGCGTCGCGCTCGGGGAGCTGTCTGCGGAAACCGGAATGCAGCGGTGCGTTGCGGGAGAGGGCGAGCGCATCGGGGTTGAGCGCCGGCTTCGGGTCGACCAGCGCCATGTCGAAGGGCGCTGCGGTCTTGACGCGTTCGGGCGCGCCAGCCGGCGGGGCGACGCTCTCCGCGGGCGGTGCATCGGCGGGGCGCCGGAAATCGGCAAAGTATGCCGCGGGGCTCATCGAGATGGCGACGAGGGCGGCGGTGAGAAAAAAGCTGCGCCGGTGGCGGCGCGGGGCGCGGCGGCCCGCGGGAAATGACTTGTGCAACATGACAAACTCTACGCAACAACTCGGACTTCGCATGAAGCTCGCGGACTGATGCCGCAGGAGGAGGGGACTCCATGCGCGAGATCGGGTTTTGACCGAGGTCCGATTAAACGCGGGCTTGGTTAAATTAGGGATAATCGGCGGCGGGGATGGCGCGGAAATGCGGCCCATCTTTGTGCGGCCCGGACCCGGAGCAAAGAAGCTTCGTCAAGATGCCGCAACGGCGTGTGCTGGCTCACAGATTACGGAGCGAGTCCGGGTTATGACTCAAGGTGAGGTTGTGTGTCTTTCAGCCTCCAACGGGAGGTCGCCGTCATGGGTTTCTATGCGCGTCACATCGGCCCGCGTTTCGTCAGCTGCCTGTGCTCGATGGAAGCGATCGCGGCCGAGCGGGAGCGGGTGGTCCCGCAGGCCTCCGGCGTGGTGCTGGAAATCGGGATCGGACCGGGTCTAAACCTGTCGTTCTACGATCCCGCACGGGTCACGCGGGTGATCGGCGTCGATCCCATCGCCGAGTTTCTCGAGCTGGGCCGTGAGCGCCGACGCAGCTCTCCGGTTCCGGTAGAGATCGTGCAGGCGCCTGCGGAGGCGCTGCCGTTGGCCGACGCCTCCATCGATACGGCGGTGATCACCTATACCCTATGCTCGGTGGAGGATCCGGTGCTGGCCCTGCGCGAGGTGCGGCGCGTGCTGAAGCCGCGCGGGCGGGTGCTGTTCCTGGAGCATGGCCTGTCGAGCGATGCGGGCGTGGCGCTCTGGCAGCGCCGGCTCAACCCGATCTGGCGCCGGCTCGCGGTCGGCTGCAACCTGACCCGCCCGGTCGGCAAGCTCCTCGAAGAGGCGGGCTTCACCATCTGCCGCATCGAGCATTACTACCTCGACAATGCGCCGCGGGCGGTCGGCTATCTCTGCCAGGGCGTCGCGGAGGCGCCCGACAGCATGGTCATGATGCCTGCGAGAGTTTTGAGCGCTTAAGCAGGGGGAAGTGCCCCGGGGATGTCCCGGGACAGCTCAGAAGGATGCCTGACGGGCGACGGCGCGGATGTCGCGGCGGCCGAAGCCGAGGTCAGCGAGCTCGCGGTCGTTGAGCCCTTCGAGCTCGCGCACGGTCTGGCGGTAGCGGCGCCAGCTGGCGAGCTTGGCGAGGATCATGGATGTGAACATGGACTTGTCTCCGTTCGAGTTTGCGTAATGTCGGCGGGCCGGGTTACCGGTCGAGCCCAGGGAAGCGCCGCGCCGCATCCCGCTCCATCTGGCGGGCCTCGGACAGGACGCTGCGGACCAGGCTGAGGAAGCTGACGAGGATCATGGCGGGTCTCCTGGGTGGTTCGGCTCGGCCCGGCGGGCCTCATACTTTCGTATAGGGAATATGGCATCTTTCGCGCCGGGCAAAAGCAAGGCAAACGGCATGAGAGACATGCGAAATTCGCATGCAATAAACCGTTAAGTTTTTTGGCTATGCATATAGCGCCTTATCTCGCGCCAGAATGCCCGTGAATTGTGCACGCGCCCTGAGCGCTCCGGTTCAGCCTGAGGGAACTTCCGACCCGGCTGTGCGGTATCCCAGCCACGCCCATCAGTGCAGCGAGCGAGGCAGAGCATGACCGGAACCCGCGACACCCTGCTGAAGCGGATCTGGCGAGGCCAGGATCCCTTCCTGAACTACCCCGCACTGCTCTACCGGCAGGACCGTCAGGGCTGGGGCTCGAGTCATCCCTATCTGACGGAGGCGATCGAGGCGCTTCGCCCGTCGGTGGTCGTCGAGGTCGGCGTCTGGAAGGGCGGCTCCACCATCTCCCTCGCCTCGACGATGAAGGCGATGAACCTGGACGCCGTCGTGATCGCCGTTGATACTTGGCTCGGGGCGTGGGACCACTGGAACAACGACGAGTGGTTCGCGCACCTGAATTTCATTCACGGCTATCCCGCCCTCTACCACACCTTCGCCTCCAACATCGTCGGTGAAGGGCTGCAGGGTCACGTCCTGCCGCTGCCGCTCGACTCGGTGAATGCGGCGTATGTCCTGCGCAACTACGACGTCCAGGCCGATGTGATCCACATCGACGGCGGCCACGATTACGGGGCGGTCATGTCGGATCTGCGCGAATGGTGGCCGATGCTCAAGCCCGGCGGGGTGCTCATCGGAGACGATTACCCGCACTGGCCCGGCGTGAAGAAGGCGTTCGACGACTTCTTCACGGAACAGGGCCGGTTCCCCTTCGAGTTCGAGGAGCCGAAATGTAGGATCTTCAAGTAGGGTTCTTCTGAGCGCAGCGTAGCAGCCTATTGCGACTTGCGCGGATCCTCCGCCGGATTCACGTAGGAGATGTTCCACGGTCCGCGTGTGCTCAGCTGCACGACCGTTTCCTGGCCGATCTGCACGTAATGCTGCATGCCCGGCGGCATGGCGACGACGCCACCCGCGGCGATGGCCTGCGTCTTCGCCGGATCGAACGCTGCGCCCGTGCCGATGTTGAACGAACCGCTGATCACGGTGACGACCTCATCGGCCGGATGGGTGTGCGCCGGGATCTTGTAATTGGCCGGGAATTTCAGCCGCATCACGAAGATGCCGTCCTTCGCGGGATCGCCGTAGAGGAGCGCCATCTGCGAACCCTTCGGCAGCGAGGGAGGCCCGTCCTTCCAGGCGACGTCACCCGCATTGACGAAGGCATGCTGGTGCTGCTGCTGAGCGAGCGCCGGCGCGAGGAATAACAGGAGAGCGGAGCCGCAGCCTGCGGCCCGAAGCACGAACGACTGCATCACAACCTCCCGATACTGGGTGATGTGGCGGACGCAAACGCGAGCGGTCCGGTCAAGTTGACGGCCGCGAGAATCGAGGCTGTGCCCTTCGGGATCGGTTGTCAACCGCGCTTGCGGCTAGATCTCCACCAGCGCCTTGATGACGCCGGCCTCAGGCATCGACCAGGTCGGGATGAGGCTGGGCGCCTCGTCGAGGCCGCCTCGGTGGCTCGCCAGCGCCGCGGTCGGCACCTTGCCGGCGCGCATGGCGTCTAGGACCGTCTCGAAATCCTGCCGCGTGGCGTTGCGGCTGCCGAGCAGCGACGTCTCGCGCTTGTGGAATTCCGGATCGTTGAACGTGATGTCGCCGCGCACGATGGACAGGAGCACGTAGGTGCCGCCGTGTCCGACGTACGAGAAGCCCTGCATCATCGCCCTGGGGCTCCCGGTGGCGTCGACGACGATGTCGAAGAAATCGCCGTCGGTCGCCGCCTTGAGCCGGGCGTCGATGTCGGGCGACACTTCCAACACATGATCGACGCCGATCACGTCGCTGCAGAAGGCGAGGCGACGGGCGTTCATGTCGAGCACGGACACTTCCGCGCCGCGGGCCTTGGCGAAGATCGCGGCAGCGATCCCGATCGGCCCGGCGCCCACCACGGCGACGCGGCTCGCAGGTTGAGCGCCCGAGCGCCGAATGCCATGCGCGCCGATGGCGAGGAACTCGACCATCGCCGCCTCGTCGAGGCCGAGGCCCGCTGCCGGCACCACGTTGCGTTCCGGCACCGTGATGTATTCGCAGGCGCCGCCGTCGCGATGCACGCCGAGCACCTGCAGGTTCCGGCAGCAATTCGTCTTGCCCTGCCGGCAGGCGCGGCAGGTGCCGCAATAGAGATACGGCTCGATGCAGACGATGTCGCCCGACTTGAACGCGCTGCCCTTCGGCGCCTCCGCGATCTCGCCCGACAGCTCGTGGCCGATCACGCGCGGATATTCGAGATAGGGCTGGTTGCCGTGGAAGATGTGATAGTCGGTGCCGCAGATGCCGACCCGCCGGATGCGCACCAGCACCTCGCCCGGCCCGATGCGCGGCGGCTCGCGCTCGACGATGCTCAGCTTGCCCGGTTCGTCGCATCGCAGCGCTTTCATCGGCTTTCTCTCCCAACAGGTTTTCGGCTTGTCATGCGAGCTTAGTGCGGTGGGCGGCAGGCTCAAGCCAATGTTGCATCTCTCACCGTCCCATCGCGAGCTCGGCGGTGAGCCAGTCGCGGAAGGCGCCGACGGCCCGCGTCGCCGGAGCGGAGCGGGCGGTCACGAACCAGTAGGAGATGCCGGTCTCGTAGCGGTCGGGGAAGGGCGCCGCGAGACGGCCCATGGCGATGGCGTCGCCGGCCAATGTCTCCCAACCGAGAAACACGCCCTGGCCGGCCACCGCCGCATCGAGGCACAGGGAGGCATCCGAGAAAACCGGGCCGTCGCCGAGGATCGACTCGTCGAGGCCGTTCGGGCCGAGCCACGCGTCCCAGCCGAACATCGGCGTCGGCTCGCGGACGATCGGCACGCTGCCAAGGTCGCGTGGATGGTGCAGGCGCTCGGCGAGGGCAGGGCTGCACACGGGAAAGACGAGCTGGTCGAGCAGCTTCTCCGCCTTGACGTTCGGCCAGCCGCCGCGCCCGACCCGGATGCACACGTCCACGTCCGAGCTGCCCGGATCGACGAGGGACACGTCCGCGTCGATCCGGATGCGCAGCTCCGGGTGCCGCTCGCGGAAGCGCTGCAGGCGCCAGACCAGCCACTTGCTGGCGAAGACCGGCGCGACGGAGACCGTGAGCACGCCTTCGCGCCGCCGTTCGGCGAGCGCCAGCCCGGCCGCGATCTCGGCAAAGCCGGCGCTGAGATAGCGCAGTACCTCCTGCCCGAAGGCGGTCGGCCGCAAGCCCTTCGGATGGCGCTCGAACAGGGGCCGGCCGAACTGCTCCTCGGCCTTGAGGATCTGCTGGCTCACGGCGCCGATGGTGACGCCGAGCTCCTCGGCGGCGGCGCGCAGGTTGCCGAGGCGCCCAGCCGCCTCGAGGGCGCGCAGGCCGTTCAGGTGGAAGCGGTTGAGGTTTCGCATATAGCTTTTCTATAGACACATGCAGAAAAACGCCATTTCTTTCAGCGCGCGCGAGGCGCAGTCTGAAGCCATGCTGAACCTGATGCCATACCTCAAGATCCTCCTGCCCCGTCCGGTGCTGTGGGGCGCGGAGCGCGAGGCCGAGGCGTGGGAGGATCCCCTGTCCCATCCGGCGCTGCAGCGCATGAGCCTGGAAGAGCTCGCCGACCTGCCGTTCGAGCGAGGGCCTTGCCCCGCGCAGCCCGCCGCGCCGGCAGGCGAGGCGCGCCGGCGGTAGAGCCCGCGTCCCACCTCTTGCGGATCGCATTTCGATCCCCATATCAGGCTGACCCAGCGGACATTGTTGTGGACTTCGAGAGCGGCGGGCGTCACCGCCAGCCTCGATGGGACCGTGCCAGGACGGATGTACTCCGGCCCGGTCCAATCCTGCGCTTGCCTGACGATGCAGGCGCCCAAAGCATCGGACCCAAAAGTGGATTCCACTTTTGGGATCCATCCGATGCTTCTTCTCTTGTCTGGCGCATCGTTGGGCGCGGAAAACCGGTACCCACTTTTCGCTGACGCGGCCCTCTGGGTCCGCACGATGCGCTGGACCAAATCAGCCCAGGCCCGTAGCAGGCGAGGCGAGAGATGCGAAGGCATCCCGCCCGTTCGCCCCGGAGCCTGGGCTTTTTCGTTTGGGGATGTCTGCACGGAGGTGTCTGCACGGGGCAAAACTCCACGCTGCCTCAACGGGCCGGACCTCGGGATCTTGCTAAAACATCTCCTCGGGATAGGGGCTCAGGGGCGAGCGGGACGACGAGCGGGGCCTTTCCAGCGCGCGCAGATCGGCCTCCCATCGGGCGCGGTGGGCGGCCCGATAGGCGCGGTGCTCGTCCATCTCCTCCCGCACCGCATCGGCGAAACGCCCGCGATCCGCGAGGAAGCATGGCGGACCGAACCCTCCCTGGCAGCGATGGGCCGCGCGGCAGACGCGCTTGCGGCAGGCCTCCGGCGCCTGGATCGCGTCGGCAAGCCGGCGCAGGGCGTCGTCGGCATCGGGCAGGCAGGCGAGGATCCTTCGTCTGCGGCTCCTGGGTGTGGGGATCATGGCAAAACCTCGAAAGCAATGAATTGTCGGGAAACGAACAGGTTTTGGAGAACGGTGCTGGCCCATGGGCCAGCACCTGTGGGCCCGGAGCCGTTGGGCTCCGAGCCTTTCAGGTATCGAGGGTGGCGCGAAGGGCGGCCCGGCTCGATGATGCATGGTGATGATGGAAGAGCCGAACCGTCTCTTCGCGTCCGGTTTGTTTCGGCGGACAGGCGGCGCCGGTTCGGCGACTGCCCGAGGCGGCGACCGCAAGGTCAGCGGCGGCCTCGACCCAATCCCTAGTCAGCGGCGCACAGCCTGGGCCACTCGCCTGGCCCGCTTGCGAGGCGAACCAGCGAGACCGGGTCTGCTCCCACACTGCGACGCCTCGCGAGCGCGCCCCTCGAAGAAGAGACCCTCACGATATAGCAGAGCTTATGCTCCTCGTCAAGAACAAAGTGAGAACATATCGTTGCCTGCGCCACTCTCTTGTCCCCCTCTCACGTCATCACCGGCCTCGTGCCGGTGATCCCGAACCGAGAGGCGCCGCGCTTTTCCGGATCGGGATGGCCGGCACGAGGCCGGCCATGACGGGGTGGGTGGCATGAGAGACGGTGTCATTCCCGGCCGGAGCAAAGCGGAGGGGAAGGGAAACCAGATCGGAGAGCGTGGGAGTGGATGCCCTTCCCGGCCTTTCGGCCACGGGGATGACACGCAGCACGTCGTTGGGGCCGGGTGGCCGGATGAGGCCTAAACAGCCGGCATGCGGTTGAGGGCGAGCACGCCGTCGATGATGAACTGCACCGCCAGCCCTGCCAGGATGACGCCGAGGAGGCGGGTCAGCACCACGTTGCCGGTGACGCCGAGCCAGCGGGCGACGCGCTCGGCGGCGGAGAAGACGGCGAAGCAGCTCACGATGCCGAGGGCGATTAGGATGAGCAGGGAGGAGAGATAGGCGAGGTTGCCACCCGCCCGGCCCGCCAGCAGGATCACGGCGGTGATGGCGCCGGGGCCGGCCATGAGGGGGATGGCGAGGGGAAAGGCGGCGACGTTGCGGATGTGATCCTCGGTGATCGCGATGTCGGCGGTGTGCTGCTTGCGCTCGTTGCGGCGCTCGAACACCATCTCGAAGGCGATCCAGAACAGCAGCAGCCCGCCCGAGATGCGGAAGGCTGGGATGCCGACGCCGAGGAGCCGCAGCAGCACCTCGCCGCCGAGGCCGAAGAAGGCCAGGATGCCGAAGGCGATCAGGCAGGCCCGCATCGAAACCCTGCGGCGCTCCGCGGCGTTCATGCCCCGGGTGAGCGACACGAAGATCGGCGCCAGCGCCACCGGGTCGAGGGTGACGAGCAGGGTGACGAGGGCCGCGGAGATATAGTCGAGGAGCATCGGCTGGACCTTCCCTTAAGCTTTGCTTTATGGGGTTCCCGAGACGGTTTGGCG
Protein-coding regions in this window:
- a CDS encoding carbohydrate kinase family protein; protein product: MAASRVICIGGAAVDRKYRALSSLRSATSNPVASERSFGGVARNVAENMARLGAQVSLVSILGDDENGREMLEDLKRLGIDTRHMASSERHSTAEYVAVLQPDGELAMGLADMAIFDEFGPALLQRIESDFGSGWIFADCNLPVGTMHYLVDLSRRKALTPAIDAVSTPKVMRLAADLSGIGLLFLNLDEARTFLDRPDASPEAAAAALIERGAERIVLTLGDKGLVAADGAGIRRIGSLSAQIVDATGAGDALIAATLVGLMGGHDLHEAARLGTAAAALTVESGASVRPDLSPALLETTLSLRAAG
- a CDS encoding calcium-binding protein — its product is MAQKFRAAATDGDDIVQIRATELAGAVLDGGIGNDILQLVGEGSFYFTPAAGEATEAEAAASFGNFETILGSDGLDRIFLSSTQLDGLRLIDGGADATNYLFLTGSTIDISSVAIANIDEILLYSDNAVIVADDLEVARLITAHTTKNDTLRLAGTTLSDADLGMLHRQGFDRIEYGNGQVSTDRAPTIVGIAAELREIRSGQIVALDPRGAIDIVGDFGWVREIQIESASPTTSGTFELAQTARVTVSGTLSPLFVDGVSIGFVRPTGAGLAITLDATATPDIVKAILQAITYKPTGSTSVSGIEYVTLTAIDNGGRAASGSIGFYRLADSSGGSTDDVLIGGSGRDTLQGGDGNDRLYGKGGKDVLVGGTGKDIFVFGTKPNKKTNVDTISDFALKQDCIWLDNKVFTKLGKGTESKPGKLSKSYFALDKAKDKNDIIIYNKKKGILAYDSDGSGSKAAVEFTQVKKGLALSYKDFFIV
- a CDS encoding DUF6455 family protein, which encodes MNLGNTVRQWQMRWAQVRELEALGREQREALARDIGIPPEMLPALVARGPDAAAELPRLMQALSLDADEIRKIHAALMRDMSLTCSGCTAAVRCRDDLDAGRSTARFGVYCPNAETLTDLSGEVRAVRP
- a CDS encoding DUF2778 domain-containing protein, whose protein sequence is MLHKSFPAGRRAPRRHRRSFFLTAALVAISMSPAAYFADFRRPADAPPAESVAPPAGAPERVKTAAPFDMALVDPKPALNPDALALSRNAPLHSGFRRQLPERDAGTELPAVAAQEPPQPAPEIEVAEATPPEPVPVPLPVPRPAELRTPKSPSLRQQMASASAAPATPRAAAPASAPQDNRSFMEKLFGVRPASSPANALSYASVDDATGSIAPSARFSPVPEIGGGGTAVYDIVAQVVTLPNGERLEAHSGLGDMMDNPRHVNVRMRGATPPGTYVVTEREALFHGVRALRLTPVGGSAAIYGRNGILAHTYMLGPRGDSNGCVSFRNYDRFLQAYLRGEVKRLVVTAGRGQDLLPRVANNRPASIRRSARAI
- a CDS encoding class I SAM-dependent methyltransferase codes for the protein MGFYARHIGPRFVSCLCSMEAIAAERERVVPQASGVVLEIGIGPGLNLSFYDPARVTRVIGVDPIAEFLELGRERRRSSPVPVEIVQAPAEALPLADASIDTAVITYTLCSVEDPVLALREVRRVLKPRGRVLFLEHGLSSDAGVALWQRRLNPIWRRLAVGCNLTRPVGKLLEEAGFTICRIEHYYLDNAPRAVGYLCQGVAEAPDSMVMMPARVLSA
- a CDS encoding DUF1127 domain-containing protein, with protein sequence MFTSMILAKLASWRRYRQTVRELEGLNDRELADLGFGRRDIRAVARQASF
- a CDS encoding class I SAM-dependent methyltransferase yields the protein MTGTRDTLLKRIWRGQDPFLNYPALLYRQDRQGWGSSHPYLTEAIEALRPSVVVEVGVWKGGSTISLASTMKAMNLDAVVIAVDTWLGAWDHWNNDEWFAHLNFIHGYPALYHTFASNIVGEGLQGHVLPLPLDSVNAAYVLRNYDVQADVIHIDGGHDYGAVMSDLREWWPMLKPGGVLIGDDYPHWPGVKKAFDDFFTEQGRFPFEFEEPKCRIFK
- a CDS encoding cupin domain-containing protein, yielding MQSFVLRAAGCGSALLLFLAPALAQQQHQHAFVNAGDVAWKDGPPSLPKGSQMALLYGDPAKDGIFVMRLKFPANYKIPAHTHPADEVVTVISGSFNIGTGAAFDPAKTQAIAAGGVVAMPPGMQHYVQIGQETVVQLSTRGPWNISYVNPAEDPRKSQ
- a CDS encoding zinc-binding alcohol dehydrogenase family protein, with protein sequence MKALRCDEPGKLSIVEREPPRIGPGEVLVRIRRVGICGTDYHIFHGNQPYLEYPRVIGHELSGEIAEAPKGSAFKSGDIVCIEPYLYCGTCRACRQGKTNCCRNLQVLGVHRDGGACEYITVPERNVVPAAGLGLDEAAMVEFLAIGAHGIRRSGAQPASRVAVVGAGPIGIAAAIFAKARGAEVSVLDMNARRLAFCSDVIGVDHVLEVSPDIDARLKAATDGDFFDIVVDATGSPRAMMQGFSYVGHGGTYVLLSIVRGDITFNDPEFHKRETSLLGSRNATRQDFETVLDAMRAGKVPTAALASHRGGLDEAPSLIPTWSMPEAGVIKALVEI
- a CDS encoding LysR substrate-binding domain-containing protein; protein product: MRNLNRFHLNGLRALEAAGRLGNLRAAAEELGVTIGAVSQQILKAEEQFGRPLFERHPKGLRPTAFGQEVLRYLSAGFAEIAAGLALAERRREGVLTVSVAPVFASKWLVWRLQRFRERHPELRIRIDADVSLVDPGSSDVDVCIRVGRGGWPNVKAEKLLDQLVFPVCSPALAERLHHPRDLGSVPIVREPTPMFGWDAWLGPNGLDESILGDGPVFSDASLCLDAAVAGQGVFLGWETLAGDAIAMGRLAAPFPDRYETGISYWFVTARSAPATRAVGAFRDWLTAELAMGR